Proteins found in one Rhodobacteraceae bacterium D3-12 genomic segment:
- the sthA gene encoding Si-specific NAD(P)(+) transhydrogenase, with translation MSDYDLIIIGSGPAGRAAAIQAGKLKRRVLVVDKNERPGGVSIHTGTIPSKTLRETVLNLSGWRERSFYGRSYRVKDDIEAGDLKARLHKTLDYEVDVLEHQFNRNHVETLHGYAKFLSEHEIEVATEAGEVRKITADKFLISTGTKTFRPDYVPFNGKTVVDSDEFLELGQIPRSLIVVGAGVIGVEYATMFSALDVRITLIEPRESFLDYIDRQIIQEFTHHIRENGVDLRLGSKIDAIEDAGEHVEVSLENGRHVRAEMLLFAAGRMGATASLGLKAAGIETDHRGRIEVDRKTYQTKVGHIYAAGDVIGHPALASTSLQQGRVAACHALDTPTMPESPWFPYGIYSVPEISTCGMSEEELQERGISYEVGVARFGETSRGNIMGLQQGMLKMLFSLKTRRVLGVQIVGEGATELIHIAQAVLNLKGTVEYFVQNTFNYPTLAEAYKIAGLDAFNRMPIPEEYKANKPEKKASEKKVPEKKVPEKKAADKKPSGKKSK, from the coding sequence ATGAGCGATTACGATCTGATTATCATCGGGTCCGGCCCGGCGGGGCGGGCGGCGGCCATTCAGGCGGGCAAGCTGAAGCGCCGGGTTCTGGTGGTGGACAAGAACGAACGCCCCGGCGGCGTGTCGATCCACACCGGGACGATCCCCTCGAAGACCCTGCGCGAGACGGTGTTGAACCTGTCGGGTTGGCGTGAGCGCAGTTTTTATGGCCGGTCCTACCGCGTGAAGGATGATATCGAGGCCGGGGATCTCAAGGCGCGGCTGCATAAGACGCTGGATTACGAGGTTGATGTGTTGGAGCATCAATTCAACCGCAACCATGTTGAAACGCTGCATGGATATGCCAAGTTCCTGAGCGAACATGAGATCGAAGTTGCGACCGAAGCGGGCGAGGTGCGCAAGATCACGGCGGATAAGTTCCTTATTTCGACCGGGACCAAGACGTTCCGCCCCGATTATGTGCCGTTCAACGGCAAGACGGTGGTGGACAGCGACGAGTTTCTTGAGCTGGGCCAGATCCCGAGGAGCCTGATCGTGGTCGGGGCCGGGGTGATCGGGGTGGAATATGCCACGATGTTTTCGGCGCTGGATGTGCGGATCACGCTGATCGAGCCGCGCGAGAGTTTCCTTGATTATATCGACCGGCAGATCATTCAGGAATTCACCCATCATATCCGCGAGAATGGTGTTGATCTGCGGCTCGGCTCAAAAATCGACGCGATCGAGGATGCGGGTGAACATGTTGAGGTCAGCCTTGAGAATGGCCGCCATGTGCGCGCCGAGATGCTGTTGTTTGCCGCCGGGCGCATGGGGGCGACGGCGAGCCTTGGGTTAAAGGCTGCGGGGATCGAGACGGACCATCGGGGCCGCATCGAGGTGGATCGCAAGACCTATCAAACCAAAGTCGGCCATATCTATGCTGCGGGCGATGTGATCGGGCATCCGGCGCTGGCGTCGACCTCGCTTCAGCAGGGGCGGGTGGCGGCGTGCCATGCGCTGGACACGCCGACCATGCCGGAGAGCCCGTGGTTCCCCTATGGCATTTATTCGGTGCCGGAAATTTCGACCTGTGGCATGTCCGAAGAGGAATTGCAGGAGCGCGGCATTTCCTATGAGGTTGGCGTGGCGCGGTTTGGTGAGACCAGCCGCGGCAATATCATGGGGCTGCAACAGGGCATGTTGAAGATGCTGTTCAGCCTCAAGACGCGGCGCGTTCTGGGGGTTCAGATTGTCGGCGAGGGCGCGACCGAGTTGATCCATATCGCGCAGGCGGTTTTGAACCTGAAGGGCACGGTGGAGTATTTCGTGCAGAACACGTTCAATTACCCGACGTTGGCCGAAGCCTATAAGATTGCCGGGCTGGATGCGTTCAACCGCATGCCGATCCCGGAGGAATACAAGGCGAATAAGCCCGAGAAGAAGGCGTCTGAGAAGAAAGTGCCGGAGAAGAAAGTGCCCGAGAAGAAAGCGGCGGATAAGAAGCCCAGCGGGAAGAAAAGCAAGTGA
- a CDS encoding YaiI/YqxD family protein — translation MSAIYVDADACPVKAEAEKVATRHGVKMFVVSNGGLRLSQNPLVETVIVPDGPDVADMWIAERCGPGDIVITGDIPLAAKCVEAGADVLKHNGERLTQANVREALAMRDLMSDLRSADPFRQGGGKGFTKADRSRFLDMLEMTLRKLAR, via the coding sequence GTGAGCGCGATCTATGTGGATGCCGATGCCTGTCCGGTGAAGGCCGAAGCCGAGAAGGTCGCGACGCGGCATGGGGTGAAGATGTTTGTCGTCTCGAACGGGGGCTTGCGGCTGTCGCAGAACCCGCTGGTCGAGACGGTGATTGTGCCCGACGGCCCGGATGTGGCCGACATGTGGATTGCCGAGCGCTGTGGGCCGGGTGATATTGTCATCACCGGAGACATTCCGTTGGCTGCGAAATGCGTCGAGGCGGGGGCAGACGTGCTCAAGCATAATGGTGAGCGGCTGACCCAAGCCAATGTGCGCGAGGCGCTGGCGATGCGCGATCTGATGAGCGATCTACGCTCGGCCGATCCGTTCCGGCAGGGGGGCGGCAAGGGGTTTACAAAGGCGGACCGGTCGCGTTTTCTCGATATGTTGGAAATGACCCTGCGCAAGCTTGCGCGGTGA